DNA from Bombina bombina isolate aBomBom1 unplaced genomic scaffold, aBomBom1.pri scaffold_1571, whole genome shotgun sequence:
actaggtaactattaaatagttcttaactatttaatagctattgtacctggttaaaataaatacaaagttgcctgtaaaataaatattaatcctaaaatagctataatataattataatttatattgtagctatattagggtttattttacaggtaagtatttagctttaaataggattaatttatttaataagagttaatttatttcgtaagatgtaaattatatttaagttaggggggtgttagtgttagggttagacttagctttaggggttaatacatttattagaatagcggtgagctccgatcggaagattaggggttaataattgaaggtaggtgtcggcgatgttagggagggcagattaggggttaatactatttatgatagggttagtgaggcggattaggggctaataactttattatagtagcgctcaggtccgctcggcagattaggagttaataagtgtaggcaggtgtcggcgacgttgaggggggcagattaggggttaataaatataatataggggtcggcggtgttaggggtagcagattaggggtacatagggataacgtaggtggcggcgatttgcggtcggaagattaggggttaattattttaagtagcttgcggcgacgttgtggggggcaagttaggggttaagaaatataatataggggtcggcggggttaggggcagcagattaggggtacataagtataacgtaggtggcggtcggcagattaggggttaaaaattttaatcgagtggcggcgatgtggggggagctcggtttaggggtacataggtagtttatgggtgttagtgtactttagggtacagtagttaagagctttataaaccggcgttagccagaaagctcttaactcctgctattttcaggcggctggaatcttgtcgttagagctctaacgctcactgcagaaacgactctaaataccagcgttagaaagatcccattgaaaagataggctacgcaaatggcgtagggggatctgcggtatggaaaagtcgcggctgaaaagtgagcgttagaccctttaatcactgactccaaataccagcgggcgcccaaaaccagcgttaggagcctctaacgctggttttgacggctaccgccgaactccaaatctaggcctatgtttaaactaacaattaaactaatataattattaaactaatatttaactaccaattaaattaaactaaactatacattaaaaaaatcctacaattacaaactatctaattacaaaaagttacaaaaaataacaatcactaaattacaaaaaataaaaaacgaaaaagaattacacctaatctaatagccctatcacaataaaaaagcccacccaaaataaaaaaccctagcctacaataaactaccaatggcccttaaaagggccttttgtggggcattgccccaaagatgtcaacttttacctgtaaaaaaacccagtaaaacccacaacccaaccaacccccccaaataaaaaacctaattataacaaaaacctaagctacccattgccctaaaaagggcattttatggccattgcccttaaaagggcatttagctcttttattgcccagaccctaaactaaaaaaaaaaaaacacccaataaacccttaaaaaagcctaacacttaaccccctgacgatccatttagtttttgaagtcccgcttgaacgatcttcatcccggcgaagtcttcatccagatggcctcttcaatcttcatcccggcggcgacgtcctgatccaagcggcgagaattcttcatccaggaggcctcttcaatcttcatccaggtggcatcttctatcttgatcccagtggtgcagagcgggtccatcgtgAAGATATccgtcgcagagcatcctcttcatacggtcgacgCCGTACActagatcttcaatgcaagggacgcgattcaagatggcgtcccttgcattcctattggctgaaaatttgaatctgccaataggaattagggcttctaaaatcctattggctattcaaaccagccaataggatttaagcagctctcattcttttggctaattcgaatgagccaatagaatgagagctgcctaaatcctattggctattcatatcagccaataggatttgagcagttctcattcttttggctaattcgaattagaggatgctccgcgccggatgtctttaggatggacccgctcagcacctctgggatcaagatagaagatgctgcctggatgaagacttctcgccgcttggatcagggcGTTGCCGcagggataaagattgaagaggccatctggatgaagacttcgtcgggatgaagatcgttcaagcgatcgtcagggggttagtgttaggcttttttaagggtttattgggtgtgttttagtttagggtctgggcaggaaaagagctaaatgcccttttaagggcaatgcccatacaaatgcccttttcagggcaatgggtagcttaggttttgggttggggggttgtaatgttagtgggtcttagtaatttcatttaaaaaaagcgctaatatctttagggcaatgccctacaaaaggcccttttaagggccattggtattttattctagattaggtttttttattttggggtgttttttttatgggtattagaataggaatattttttttttatttttaattatttattttgtgtaatgtatagttattttttttagtaaaagagctttttatctcagggcaatgccctacaaaaggcccttttaagggcccctagtagtttggggggtgggggtttgtatagtgttagggggtgtttgtatttttttgggagtaaaagagctgtttaacttagggcaatgccctacaaaagggccttttaagggcccttggtagtttattctagagtagggttttttattttggggtgttttttttatgggtattagaataggaatatttttttttatttttgattatttattttgtgtaatgtatagttttttgtttttttttagtaaaagagctttttatctcagggcaatgccctacaaaaggcccttttaagggcccctagtagtttggggggtgggggtttgtatagtgttagggggtgtttgtatttttttgggagtaaaatagctgtttaacttagggcaatgccctacaaaaggcccttttaagggcccttggtagtttattctagagtagggttttttattttggggtgttttttttttttaaaaaaaaagggtattagaataggaataatctttattgttttggataattttgtttgtaatggtagatttttattttatttttttctgtaattttagtgtttttttatttttgtaatgttaggttttattgtgagacaggttaggttttatttcacaggtaagttttgtatttattttaactaggtagttagtaaatagttaataactatttagtaactattctacctagttaaaataaatacaaacttacctgtgaaataaaaataaaacctaagctagctactatatatcagttatattgtagctagcctaggttttattttacaggtaagtatttagttttaactaggtaatatttagttaatattagtaactttaatttagatctaatttcattatgttaaagttagggggtgttagggttaggggttaatatagtttaatttaggttgttacgatgtggggggctggcggtttaggggataatagttttatttagtggtagtgatgtgggaggccagaggtttaggggttaatagcttttggtAGCGGTGATatcgagagtggcagattagggtttaataactgtaggcaggcgtcggctatgtcaggggcagcagattaggggtgtttagactcagggtttatgttagggtgttagggttatacgttagttttttttttcccccatagacatcaatggggctgcattacggagcttttgtttcccgatcgcaggtgttagccttttttttgccggctcttcccattaatgtctatggggaaagcgtgcacgagtacgtcaaaacactgctgctttggtatgcggtatggagctcaacgcagccatatcgcccgcacaagccgggtttttttaaacttgtaatggcaacgctatagaaaactaaataacgtaacttttgttgcgttcgttaatttccctatttcgctcaaaactcgtaatctttttcaaatctggattttaagatttttgcTCTTGAGGTCTTTTTCtgttcaatatactatctgtattatatcctAGAGAATGGTTATtatgattccctcttgggactgtactactatttctatggaaattggtacttattttcaggattctttagaatttgaatataaccttagtagagcatattcacgtactgtttatatttttagctcagctttatctgtggctgacattactgttctcccatcctttgttgaacagttagcataagcagtttcagattcttaagtatataactgttaatttactttagatgtattcatttaattatgtttactatatttattattatgatttcaaatatattttattatctctatcttgttaggataataatttgtttgatttctattatctccactatttctggaggtttagaggggTTTTTCTGCCccacttttagtccggtgatgtagatcagttggtgaatgtcctgactacaaacgcttgttctagatccaagggtcatagattcatttcccggcagggttaatacagccctttggccttttgaggtcaatttattgtgtaccatttatatgggtaataataactgtttttatcagctgctaatttcgttaactctgagtgtaagcactgaagaagcgtttttttgtatctttctgggagaaaaacgctatataattactagttattagactgcatcaAGGTGCGGTTctaaaccagtccttctggtggggggcagattaaaatgtttttggatgaattcagtccaaaatctatattattcttagggtttgaatagattttttggAATGAGACCTTcgatgggaagaatctttctttctcagtacactctgattttttttcaggagtgattttaCCAGTTCTTTAGCAGTAACAggaattgggtttctattcaattctattctttgtcccaaagaaggaaggtttattcagtccaattttggatctgaagacttatattgctttgttagagtctcaactttcaagttggcgaatgcctttttgttcatcaaggtcatttcatgtcctctCCATTTtataggatgtttatcctcatattttatttcattcagaccacttgtggtttctgagattctatttttagataagctttaccaatttgtcgcttttccatttggtttagcaacagctttatgaatcttttcaaaggttctgggtgtccttctttctgtaataagacagtagggtattgtggtgtttccttatttggatggtatcttgatattagcttaatcttttcttttattggaatctcTCATAAATcgactagttttgtttcttcaagacatggttagaggatttaatttacctaagagtttcgtgatttctcagacaagggtcacttctgttttgtgtttttagatggattcagtgttcatgactttgtctttatcggacaagagTCAATTGTTTgttgttagcctgtctaacttacagtctagaacattcctttcagtggctatgtgcatggaaattttaggtctcataactgcagcatcgggcgtgctttgcatactgaatcaatggtgctgggattgtTTTCAgaaatcacagttgatattcttaaatcccaacactcaactctctctgatttggtgattagactatcaaCGTTTTATTCGAGGGGCCTCCTTTtcttcgtccttcctggactgtattcttaatggatgcaagtcttgcaggttagggagctgtctgagggtgtCTGttagcactaggggtttggaaacttcaagagacgaggtttccaatcgatattttggaactccgtgctatgtcagagctctttcaggcttggcttcttttaagagagaactttttcattttgctttcagacagactatcacaactgtggcatatgtcaatcatcaaatagggactcgcagttccttagcaattaagaagtatcttgaatacgttcttaggtggatttcatctcctgtctaatttctacgatttatatctcaggtttagacatttgggaggtggattatctcagcctcagtctttacattcgggagagtggtatctctatacagatgtgttctctcagtttcccaggtaccttttcaggtccagggatcctcatgcggaaatggtggatgcattagcagtgtcttggttttacaTCCTGGCTACATctttctgcctctgtttttttcttccaaaggtgatctccaagatcatattggaacagtctcaggtgtttctgatagcatcagcagcatggcctctcaggtttggtatgtggatcttgttcggatgtccagttgccatcggGATTTTAAATGActaatttgaaggtttggaaattgtttagtgtttagtcatagaggtttctctgactcagtttttatcactatgttgcaggcttataagtctgttttaaggaacatgtattatccggtttagaaaacctatattttatggtgttcttctcataaattcacttggcattcttttagaatgtctAGAAttatacagtttcttcaggatggtttggataaaggtttgcctgcaagtacttcgaaggaacaaatctctgctctttgttttatttcatagaaagattgctaatcttcctgacattcactgttttgttcaggctttggttcgtatcaagcctgttattaaatcaatttctcctccttggagtcttaatttgttttttaaggctttgcaggctcctccgtttgacccTTTGCATTCTTTGCATAttagactactttcttggaaagtattgttccttttggctatctcttcagctagaagagtttcttaattgtctgctttctcttgcgagtctccttttctgattttccatcaggataaagctgttttacggacttcgtttaaattttttcctaaggtttttaattctaacaacattagtagggaaattgttgttccttctttgtgccctaatcctaagaatactcttgaaagaattTTACATTCTTTgggtgttgtaagagctttgaaatattatgtcgaagctactaaatatttcagaaagacttctagtctgtctgttgtttttttctggtcctaggaaaggtcagaaagcctctgccatttctttggcatcttggttagcGCTttggattcacaaggcttatttggaggcgggacagtctccgcctcagagaattacagctctttctactagatcagtcgccacttcttgagcttttaaaaatgaagcttcggttgatcagatttgcaaagcagcaacttggtcttctttgcatacatttactacattttaccattttaatatatttgcttcttctaaagcagtctttggtagaaacgtttttcaggcagctgtctcagtttgattcttctgcttatgatttaagttttttttcttgaaatttataagagagacttattttttgtatggatttaatttttcagcggaaaaatctgtttttattttatccctccctctctagtgactcttgcgtggagttccacatcttgggtttttctatcccatacgtcactagctcatggactcttgccaattacatgaaagaaaacataatttatgtaagaacttacctgataaattcatttctttcatattggcaagagtccatgaggcccaccctttttatggtggttatgatttttgtataaaagcacaattatatttccagttcctctttttgtatgctttttttacttcttattttatcacctcactacttggctatttgttaaactgatttgtgggtgtgctgaggggtgtatttataggcatttgaggtttgggaaactttgcccctcctggtaggattatatatcccatacgtcactatctcatggactcttgctaatatgaaagaaattaatttatcaggtaagttcttacataaattatgttttttctctgaaTGTTTTGCCTCACACCATATGGtataaatcacatatttttaaaTGACACTGTATAAAGAGGTCACCTATTAATACTTTAAAATAAGTAGAATCAACACTTAATGACATTATATTAGGATCTACATCTTTTAACCATGTCCTAAATAGGACCTTTGTGTCACTTTCATTTTGTAATCTTTATTATTTATACTAGTTAGTATTAAGATATATACTTATATGTTATATATTGACCCCCTAGAAGTTTTTGATCAGTTCAGTATTAAATGTAACCATTTTCATAAATCATGTTTAGTATAAAAATAATCATATCTGTATTAAAATGTTCAACTCAAGATCGGACCAGATCTGCACCTTTAAATTCTCAGAATCTCCAAAAGTGGGAGGACAATCAATGAAGTAAATCTACATAAAAGATGGGTGAATGGGCTCCTTAgagacatcttgaaaaaggctgtaccAGCTGAAGCGCGTCGATGGATTGTTTCTAAGTCTGTTTTGTATGAAGACACAAGATCACAGAGCGCTCTGTAAGAATTTTGAAGTCTAATTTAGTGGATACGCTAACAGTGTGATTTGTTGGCAACATTGTATCGCTCAAGTTTAAAGTTCCCACTGGCTATTCCCGGTAATCCAGCTTCCCGATTGGCTGAAAAATTACCACCTGACCTGGAACTAACAACGGCATGATCTAAGAGAAACGCCAAGCCGTAAGAGTAAACCAGAGGGTCTAGACATGGAGAAGCCAGCATCTAGAGGTTTCATATTCTGGTTTTGTACTCGAGGAGCTCCTCTGAATATTAGCACATTACCTCTGAATCACAGCGATCCACTTATCCTTTCATACCCACACCCACTAAGATACAAGACGCAAGATTTAGTATCTGTCGCTGTTTTTATGAAGATTGTTTTACTAACGAATAACTGTGCTCATCACTTTGGACTAAACCTTTTTTGCAAAGTTTGATCCATATATAGACCTAGCATTTGGATCTCTCCTTTTAGATATATCGCCATTTAGCATTCGCTTATAATTTTACCACtggtgtttttttatattgtagtgTTTTAATAAACCATTTGTTTTATTTCCTGTTCAATATTGTTTCCATTGCATTTGTATATAATTGTACACCTGATGTTATTGCAATCTCAACTCAGTAGCTTGTCATAAGCGcgccctttctttttgttttcatagTCATACGCAGGCTCGGGCTCCCTGCTCATAGTCATACGCAGGCTCAGGCTCCCTGCTCATAGTCATACGCAGGCTCGGGCTCCCTGCTCATAGTCATACGCAGACTCAGACTTATACTCACAAACAGCCAGTCTGTGACATGCACACTGCCAGACAAGGCGGTTAAAGTCACTGACACTTTAGATTATTTTTATCTTGAAGTTTTTatgtctttccttccttcctcactattttccttcttttttctcGGAAGATGTCAATGAGGAGCGGGAGGAAAAAGGAGAGTTCTGGCCCCCGAGAGGAGAGGAGGGCTAGAGGGCGAGCATCACCTGGGGCTATCAGCACATCCAGCAGTGACAGTAAGAGCGAGAAGGGACGGCCAAGCTGCAAGGTGAGACTGTGGAGGCAGAGCTGGAGAGACTGATGAGACACAGGGTAATAGGGGACAAAATAGTAATCTCAGGAGGCAGCAAGTGTGTGTAAGAGGCAGCGAGTGTGTGTAGGAGGCAAAGCGGGAGAGACTGATTAGACACAGGGCAATAGGGGACAAAATAGTAATCTCAGGAGGCAGcaagtgtgtgcagtgtgtgtaggaGGCAGCGAGTGTGTGTAGGAGGCAGACGCCATAGAGAGTGAGGAACTGGGATTGTTTTTGCTACAAATGAAAGCTGAAGCTACAGATAGATGATTGTAAAGCGCTCACAGTAGACTAATGCTTCATTGTTACTGTGTTGTCTGCTTCAGAAGGGTCGGCTGGACGATTCTGTTCCCAAGAACAGTAAAAGAGAGCGTGTGAAGGATTCCTCAGAGAGCGAGAGCGAAGCGGCAAAAACGCAGAAAAAAACAAAGATGGAGGTGAAGGAAtcattattttataatttagttttattCTTTCTTATAACccatcctataactcctcctattgtaccatataaccctccttataactcctcctattgcaccgtataaccctacttataactcctcctattgcaccatataacccatcctataactcctcctattgtaccatataaccctccttataactcctcctattgcaccgtataaccctccttataactcctcctattgcaccatataacccatcctataactcctcctattataccatataaccctccttataactcctccctataactcctcctattgcaccgtataaccctccttataactcctcctattgcaccgtataaccctccttataactcctcctattgcaccgtataaccctccctataactcctcctattgcaccgtataaccctccttataactcctcctattgcaccgtataaccctccctatgactcctcctattgcaccatataaccctccctggaactcctcctattgcaccgtataaccctccctggaactcctcctattgcaccgtataaccctccctggaactcctcctattgcaccgtataaccctccctggaactcctcctattgcaccgtataaccctccctataactcctcctattgcactgtataaccctccctataactcctcctattgcaccgtataccccctataactcctcttattgtaccgtataaccctccttataactcctcttattgcactgtataaccctccttataactcctcttattgcactgtataaccctccttataactcctcttattgcactgtataaccctccctataactcctcctattgcacggtataaccctccctataactcttcctattgcaccatataaccctccctataactcctcctattgcaccgtataccccctataactcctcttattgcaccatataaccctccctataactcctcctattgcaccgtataccccctataactcctcttattgtactgtataaccctccttataactcctcttattgcactgtataaccctccttataactcctcctattgcacggtataaccctccctataactcctcctattgcacggtataaccctccctataactcctcctattgcaccgtataccctctataactcctcctattgcacggtataaccctccctataactcttcctattgcaccatataaccctccctataactcctcctattgcaccgtataccctctataactcctcttattgcac
Protein-coding regions in this window:
- the LOC128643739 gene encoding atrophin-1-like — its product is MKTRQNKDSMSMRSGRKKESSGPREERRARGRASPGAISTSSSDSKSEKGRPSCKKGRLDDSVPKNSKRERVKDSSESESEAAKTQKKTKME